A genomic region of Sphingobium sp. HWE2-09 contains the following coding sequences:
- the gatA gene encoding Asp-tRNA(Asn)/Glu-tRNA(Gln) amidotransferase subunit GatA yields the protein MTDLTDLTVADIRDGFRAGDFSAREVASAFNANVAAASALNAFIVETPDKALEAADAADKAKAAGETTGALAGVPIGMKDLFCTEGTQTTAASHMLEGFVPTYELTVSGKLWAAGAGMLGKLNLDQFAMGSSNETSYYGNVISPWRRNDGGNAALAPGGSSGGSSSAIAARLCPAATGTDTGGSIRQPAAFTGISGIKPTYGRCSRWGIVAFASSLDQAGPMARTVRDNAILLEVMSGFDPKDSTSLDLAVPQWEANLSSDLKGKTVGIPTEYRPDGLNPEISALWDRGIAWLKDAGADVVEVSLPHTKYALPTYYIIAPAEASSNLARYDGVRYGQRDLPDGAGLQYMYAATRAAGFGPEVKRRIMIGTYVLSAGFYDAYYTQAQKVRALIARDFEQAFETCDLLLTPTAPSASFALGEKQADPLAMYLNDVFTVPASLAGLPAMAVPGGLDSAGLPLGLQIIGKALDEQTVLNAGLAIEERAGFVARPGKWW from the coding sequence TTGACTGATCTGACTGATCTTACCGTAGCCGACATTCGCGACGGTTTCCGCGCGGGCGATTTTTCCGCACGCGAAGTGGCGAGCGCGTTCAACGCCAATGTCGCCGCCGCCAGTGCGCTGAACGCCTTCATCGTGGAAACGCCGGACAAGGCGCTGGAAGCCGCCGACGCCGCCGACAAGGCGAAAGCGGCCGGCGAAACGACAGGTGCGCTGGCTGGCGTGCCGATCGGCATGAAGGACTTGTTCTGCACCGAGGGCACGCAGACCACCGCCGCGAGCCATATGCTCGAAGGCTTCGTACCGACCTATGAATTGACCGTGTCGGGCAAGCTGTGGGCGGCAGGCGCGGGGATGCTGGGCAAGCTCAACCTTGACCAGTTCGCCATGGGATCGTCCAACGAAACGAGCTATTATGGCAATGTAATCTCGCCCTGGCGGCGCAATGACGGCGGCAATGCCGCGCTGGCCCCGGGCGGCTCGTCGGGCGGTTCGTCCTCCGCCATCGCGGCGCGGCTTTGCCCGGCTGCGACCGGCACCGACACCGGCGGCTCGATCCGCCAGCCCGCCGCCTTCACCGGCATCAGCGGCATCAAGCCGACCTATGGCCGCTGCTCGCGCTGGGGCATCGTGGCCTTCGCCTCCTCGCTCGATCAGGCCGGGCCGATGGCGCGGACGGTGCGTGACAATGCGATCCTGCTGGAAGTCATGTCGGGCTTCGATCCCAAGGATTCGACAAGCCTCGATCTGGCCGTGCCCCAGTGGGAAGCCAATCTGTCGAGCGACCTTAAGGGCAAGACGGTCGGCATTCCCACGGAATATCGCCCTGACGGCCTGAACCCGGAAATCTCCGCCCTGTGGGATCGCGGCATCGCCTGGCTCAAGGATGCCGGGGCCGACGTGGTCGAAGTATCGCTGCCGCACACGAAATATGCGCTGCCGACCTATTATATCATCGCGCCTGCCGAAGCCTCGTCCAACCTCGCCCGCTATGACGGCGTGCGCTACGGCCAGCGCGACCTGCCCGACGGCGCAGGCTTGCAGTACATGTATGCCGCGACCCGCGCCGCCGGTTTCGGTCCGGAGGTCAAGCGCCGCATCATGATCGGCACCTATGTGCTGTCGGCGGGCTTTTATGACGCCTATTATACCCAGGCGCAGAAGGTCCGGGCGCTGATTGCACGCGACTTCGAACAGGCGTTCGAGACATGCGACCTGCTGCTGACCCCGACCGCGCCGAGCGCATCGTTCGCGTTAGGCGAAAAGCAGGCCGATCCGCTCGCCATGTATCTGAACGACGTCTTCACCGTGCCCGCCTCGCTGGCCGGGTTGCCCGCCATGGCCGTGCCGGGCGGACTGGATTCGGCGGGTCTGCCGCTGGGCCTCCAGATCATCGGCAAGGCGCTGGACGAACAGACCGTGCTGAACGCGGGTCTGGCGATCGAAGAACGGGCGGGCTTCGTCGCACGGCCGGGCAAGTGGTGGTAA
- the gatC gene encoding Asp-tRNA(Asn)/Glu-tRNA(Gln) amidotransferase subunit GatC: MSIDLQTVKKIASLSRISVTDAEAEAMVPELNNILGWVEQLGEVDVTGVEPMTAVIPNHQRLRQDVVTDGNVRAKVLANAPQAEHGFFAVPKVIE, encoded by the coding sequence ATGTCGATAGACCTTCAGACCGTAAAAAAGATCGCCAGCCTCTCGCGCATTTCGGTGACCGACGCCGAAGCGGAAGCGATGGTGCCCGAACTCAACAACATCCTTGGCTGGGTGGAGCAATTGGGCGAGGTGGACGTGACCGGCGTGGAGCCGATGACGGCCGTCATCCCCAACCATCAACGCCTGCGCCAGGACGTCGTCACCGACGGCAATGTCCGGGCCAAGGTGCTGGCCAACGCGCCGCAAGCCGAACATGGCTTCTTCGCGGTGCCCAAAGTCATTGAATAG
- a CDS encoding DUF3089 domain-containing protein, with the protein MARKFLYVIATLIVLVIAALLVYRIWGMQLIRMVMVPRQPFTQLPPLPANAYDSAAMWLARPDIVKDNAALWTPAGVTTPRTGQKAAIFFIHPTSYITTFGSAQWNAPIGDKDADATARRFVMSQASAFNAAGAVWAPRYRQANYGAFLTDQPAGDQALAIAYRDVAQAFAAFLKANPTGPLILAGHSQGSRHLLQLLREQVAGKPVADRVVAAYVVGWPVSVEADLPALGLPACARQDQSHCIVSWQSYAEPADPSAVVQSFERNTGYTGKPRKGTHMLCTNPITGAFNGAAPASANKGTLDSRVQGQPPKLLTGIVPARCDTSGVLMIGEPVDMGPFTLPGNNYHVYDYSLFWGNVREDAQKRLAAFTSK; encoded by the coding sequence GTGGCCCGCAAATTTCTCTATGTCATCGCGACATTGATCGTGCTGGTGATCGCGGCGCTGCTTGTCTATCGCATCTGGGGGATGCAGCTGATCCGCATGGTGATGGTGCCGCGCCAGCCCTTTACCCAATTGCCGCCCCTGCCCGCCAATGCCTATGACAGCGCGGCCATGTGGCTGGCGCGGCCGGACATTGTGAAGGACAATGCCGCGCTCTGGACGCCTGCGGGCGTGACCACGCCCAGGACCGGGCAGAAGGCCGCGATCTTCTTCATCCATCCCACCAGCTACATCACCACCTTCGGCAGCGCCCAGTGGAACGCGCCGATCGGCGACAAGGATGCGGACGCCACCGCGCGGCGCTTCGTCATGAGCCAAGCCAGCGCGTTCAACGCTGCGGGCGCGGTGTGGGCGCCGCGCTATCGCCAGGCCAATTATGGCGCATTTCTGACCGACCAGCCTGCAGGCGACCAGGCGTTGGCGATAGCCTATCGCGACGTGGCGCAGGCCTTTGCGGCGTTCCTGAAGGCCAATCCCACCGGCCCGCTGATCCTGGCGGGACATAGCCAGGGGTCGCGCCACCTGCTGCAATTGTTGCGGGAGCAGGTGGCGGGCAAGCCGGTGGCCGACCGCGTGGTCGCCGCCTATGTCGTGGGCTGGCCGGTGTCGGTGGAAGCGGACCTGCCTGCGCTTGGCTTGCCCGCCTGCGCGCGGCAGGACCAGTCGCACTGCATCGTCAGTTGGCAAAGCTATGCCGAACCGGCCGATCCGTCCGCCGTGGTCCAGAGTTTCGAACGCAACACCGGCTATACCGGCAAGCCACGCAAGGGCACGCATATGCTGTGCACTAATCCCATCACCGGCGCGTTCAACGGCGCGGCCCCGGCCAGTGCGAACAAAGGTACGCTGGATTCCCGTGTGCAGGGCCAGCCGCCCAAGCTGCTGACTGGCATCGTGCCTGCCCGCTGCGATACCAGCGGCGTGCTGATGATCGGGGAGCCGGTGGACATGGGTCCGTTCACGCTGCCGGGCAACAACTACCATGTCTATGACTATAGCCTGTTCTGGGGCAATGTTCGGGAGGATGCGCAGAAACGGCTGGCGGCCTTCACCAGCAAGTGA
- the ruvX gene encoding Holliday junction resolvase RuvX produces MTLVTTDRVAFRTALPQGGRLIGMDVGTKTIGLALCDAEWSIASPAYTVTRGKFSKDKIGLAAFITQQNVKGIVIGLPLNLDGTNSPRSQSSRAFAHNVADLGCPVLLWDERWSTQAVTRTLLEADASRARRDELVDKLAASYILQGAIDGLVAGME; encoded by the coding sequence ATGACATTGGTAACAACGGATCGCGTCGCATTCCGCACGGCGCTGCCCCAGGGCGGGCGGCTGATCGGCATGGATGTCGGCACCAAGACGATCGGCCTGGCGCTGTGCGACGCCGAATGGTCGATCGCCAGCCCGGCCTATACGGTCACGCGCGGGAAGTTCAGCAAGGACAAGATCGGCCTGGCCGCCTTCATCACGCAGCAGAATGTGAAGGGCATCGTCATCGGCCTGCCGCTCAACCTGGATGGCACCAATTCGCCGCGCAGCCAGTCCAGCCGCGCCTTTGCCCATAATGTCGCGGACCTGGGGTGCCCGGTGCTGCTGTGGGACGAACGCTGGTCGACGCAGGCGGTGACCCGTACCCTGCTGGAAGCCGACGCCAGCCGCGCCCGGCGCGACGAACTGGTGGACAAGCTGGCGGCCAGCTACATATTGCAAGGGGCGATCGACGGGTTGGTCGCGGGGATGGAGTGA
- a CDS encoding Rap1a/Tai family immunity protein — MYPRHLLYAAVLTTGAFLPVAAQAGFYSGDDLYAVCTTDKDGKDYFEKSYECVGYISGAVDAFNTTREANNLKSCIPSGVTISQLRTATVNYLGKNPIDRQQSASSQVFAAMRKAWPCPTAKKAPAKKAARKKR; from the coding sequence ATGTATCCTCGACATCTTCTCTACGCCGCTGTCCTCACTACGGGCGCGTTCCTGCCGGTTGCGGCGCAAGCGGGCTTCTACAGTGGCGATGATCTTTACGCGGTCTGCACGACCGACAAGGACGGCAAGGATTATTTCGAGAAAAGCTATGAATGCGTCGGCTATATCAGCGGCGCGGTGGATGCGTTCAATACGACGCGGGAAGCCAACAATCTCAAAAGCTGTATTCCGAGCGGCGTGACGATCAGCCAGTTGCGCACCGCCACGGTGAATTATCTTGGCAAGAATCCGATCGATCGGCAGCAGTCCGCGTCGTCGCAGGTGTTCGCCGCGATGCGCAAAGCATGGCCGTGCCCGACCGCCAAGAAAGCGCCCGCGAAGAAGGCCGCCCGCAAGAAGCGCTGA
- a CDS encoding L,D-transpeptidase family protein produces MAVTAIPHGALAQVGAADKAAQSSVAAEIRAGVSGKYKDFYAPRGYWPLWVDKDRVNSQADALLALIDQSDADGLNPRNYGARDLKRLIETADSERSPKALARADLALSRAFADLVIDMRRPAKGVKMRYIDQEAEPKPPGPADIIRAAALAPSLTDYIQTAGWMSPLYMQLRNARARYLDQWGGLPAVQIPEDVKLRPGGKAPEIALLRHRLGLADGVAYDKPLVARVKAFQTDHGLKPDGVAGTMTVAALNDGPGRYDRLLALNLERARLLPGPWTRHVVVDAASARLWYYSKGALDGTMKVVAGTKETQTPLMAGMIRYATLNPYWNIPSDLVETRVAPKILGGATLKSLRYEALSDWSANPAPLAQSAIDWNAVAAGRTEVRVRQLPGGTNAMGRIKFMFPNDLGIYLHDTPQRDLFAKPDRHFSNGCVRLEDAQRLGRWFFGKTPSADGDAPEQHAPLPQPVPVFLTYLTAVPTAQGVQFLPDVYGRDGE; encoded by the coding sequence TTGGCCGTCACAGCTATCCCGCACGGCGCGTTGGCGCAGGTCGGTGCGGCCGACAAGGCCGCGCAATCCAGCGTTGCGGCCGAAATCCGCGCGGGCGTCAGCGGGAAATATAAGGATTTCTATGCCCCGCGCGGCTATTGGCCGCTCTGGGTAGACAAGGACCGCGTCAACTCACAGGCCGACGCGCTGCTGGCGCTGATCGACCAGAGCGACGCCGACGGCCTCAATCCCCGCAACTATGGCGCACGCGACCTGAAACGCCTGATCGAAACCGCGGACAGCGAGCGCAGTCCCAAGGCGCTGGCCCGCGCCGACCTGGCCCTATCGCGCGCCTTTGCCGATCTGGTCATCGACATGCGCCGCCCGGCCAAGGGCGTGAAGATGCGCTATATCGATCAGGAGGCGGAACCCAAGCCGCCCGGACCCGCCGACATCATACGCGCCGCCGCGCTCGCCCCGTCGCTCACCGACTATATCCAGACCGCCGGGTGGATGAGTCCGCTCTACATGCAATTGCGCAATGCACGAGCACGCTATCTCGACCAGTGGGGCGGCTTGCCTGCCGTGCAGATCCCCGAAGACGTGAAACTGCGCCCCGGCGGTAAGGCGCCCGAAATCGCACTGCTGCGCCACCGGCTCGGCCTGGCGGATGGCGTCGCCTATGACAAGCCGCTTGTCGCCAGGGTGAAGGCGTTCCAGACCGACCATGGCCTCAAACCCGATGGCGTTGCAGGCACGATGACGGTCGCGGCCCTGAACGACGGTCCGGGCCGCTACGATCGCCTGTTGGCGCTCAATCTGGAACGCGCGCGCCTGCTCCCCGGTCCTTGGACCCGGCATGTGGTGGTGGACGCGGCGTCGGCGCGGCTCTGGTATTACAGCAAGGGCGCGCTGGACGGCACGATGAAGGTCGTGGCCGGGACCAAGGAAACGCAGACGCCGCTGATGGCGGGCATGATCCGCTATGCGACGCTCAACCCCTATTGGAATATCCCGTCCGACTTGGTCGAAACCCGGGTCGCGCCCAAGATTCTGGGCGGTGCGACGCTCAAGAGCCTGCGCTATGAAGCGCTGTCCGACTGGAGCGCCAATCCCGCGCCACTGGCGCAAAGCGCGATCGACTGGAACGCGGTGGCGGCGGGCCGGACGGAGGTGCGCGTGCGGCAATTGCCCGGCGGCACCAACGCCATGGGCCGGATCAAGTTCATGTTCCCTAATGACCTTGGCATCTACCTGCACGACACGCCGCAGCGCGACCTGTTCGCCAAGCCCGACCGCCATTTCAGCAATGGCTGCGTGCGGTTGGAGGATGCGCAGCGACTAGGCCGCTGGTTCTTCGGCAAGACGCCCAGTGCAGACGGCGACGCGCCCGAACAGCATGCACCACTGCCCCAGCCGGTGCCGGTCTTCCTGACCTACCTCACCGCCGTCCCGACCGCGCAGGGTGTGCAGTTCTTGCCCGACGTCTATGGGCGGGACGGGGAATAA
- the serB gene encoding phosphoserine phosphatase SerB: protein MFVATLVASDQLGQGDIAQAVDRLRDAGCQPGDIAWLDEAKAADIVFAADPVAARAALAGVGDKVDVIVQPTANREKKLLIADMDSTMITVECIDELADYAGIKPQIAEITERAMRGELDFEGALHGRVALLKGLPDSAIDQCREERVVIMGGAKALVRTMKARGAKTLLVSGGFTRFTGPVAQEIGFDANVANVLEIADGALLGTVATPIVDAARKRTELEAAIAGGIDRALTLAVGDGANDIPMIQGAGLGVAYHAKPVTRAAAAAEIVHGDLSVLLYAQGIPSAEWVQ, encoded by the coding sequence ATGTTCGTCGCGACCTTAGTGGCAAGTGATCAACTCGGGCAGGGGGATATTGCGCAGGCCGTGGACCGCCTGCGCGATGCCGGGTGCCAGCCGGGCGACATCGCATGGCTGGACGAAGCCAAGGCCGCCGACATCGTCTTCGCCGCCGATCCGGTCGCGGCGCGCGCGGCGCTGGCAGGCGTGGGCGACAAGGTGGACGTCATCGTTCAACCGACCGCCAACCGCGAGAAAAAGCTGCTGATCGCCGACATGGATTCCACCATGATCACCGTCGAGTGCATCGACGAACTGGCCGACTATGCGGGCATCAAGCCGCAGATCGCCGAGATCACCGAACGGGCGATGCGCGGCGAGCTGGATTTCGAAGGCGCGCTGCATGGCCGCGTTGCGCTGCTCAAGGGCTTGCCCGACAGCGCCATCGATCAGTGCCGCGAGGAGCGCGTCGTGATCATGGGCGGCGCAAAGGCGCTCGTCCGCACGATGAAGGCGCGCGGCGCGAAGACGTTGCTGGTGTCGGGCGGCTTCACCCGCTTCACTGGCCCGGTGGCGCAAGAAATTGGTTTCGACGCGAATGTCGCCAACGTTCTGGAGATCGCCGATGGCGCGCTGCTGGGCACCGTCGCCACGCCGATCGTGGACGCCGCGCGCAAGCGGACCGAACTGGAAGCCGCGATCGCGGGCGGCATCGACCGGGCGCTGACGTTGGCGGTGGGCGACGGCGCCAACGACATTCCGATGATCCAGGGTGCAGGGCTGGGCGTCGCCTATCATGCCAAGCCCGTAACCCGCGCCGCCGCCGCCGCCGAAATCGTCCATGGCGACCTGTCGGTACTGCTCTACGCGCAGGGCATCCCGTCTGCCGAGTGGGTGCAATAA
- the miaA gene encoding tRNA (adenosine(37)-N6)-dimethylallyltransferase MiaA translates to MHTPETIMGESRPRVALIAGPTASGKSALAIALAKATGGVVINADASQVYADLAILSARPSAAEMGDVPHRLFGHIDGAEACTAPRWAAEAKGEIAAAHAAGRLPVLVGGTGLYIRTLLDGIAPVPEIDPDIRAAVRALPVADAHAALAREDPEAAARLAAADTTRVARALEVVRSTGRPLKDWQQHKAGGIADRITLAPMILRPPRDWLIARCDRRFAQMIAQGAVAEVAALLARNLHPDLPVMRAIGVPDIAAFLRGDSELDSCIASGSLATRQYAKRQYTWFTNQPPPSWPRDEREIDAKIINELVIKLQQ, encoded by the coding sequence ATGCACACTCCTGAAACCATTATGGGCGAATCCCGCCCGCGCGTCGCGCTTATTGCCGGGCCGACCGCCAGCGGCAAGAGCGCGCTGGCCATTGCCCTAGCCAAGGCGACCGGCGGCGTCGTCATCAATGCCGATGCCAGCCAGGTCTATGCCGACCTGGCGATCCTGTCCGCGCGCCCATCCGCGGCGGAGATGGGCGACGTGCCCCATCGCCTCTTCGGCCATATCGACGGAGCGGAAGCGTGCACCGCGCCGCGCTGGGCGGCCGAGGCGAAGGGGGAGATCGCCGCCGCCCATGCTGCGGGCAGGCTGCCGGTGCTGGTCGGCGGCACTGGCCTGTATATCCGCACCCTGCTGGACGGGATCGCGCCGGTGCCTGAGATCGACCCCGATATCCGCGCCGCCGTGCGCGCGCTGCCGGTGGCGGACGCGCATGCAGCGCTGGCCCGCGAAGACCCGGAAGCCGCCGCCCGCCTGGCGGCTGCCGACACGACCCGCGTTGCCCGCGCGCTGGAGGTGGTGCGATCGACCGGCAGGCCGCTCAAGGACTGGCAGCAGCATAAGGCGGGCGGCATCGCCGACCGGATCACGCTGGCGCCCATGATCCTGCGTCCGCCGCGCGACTGGCTGATCGCGCGGTGCGACCGGCGCTTTGCCCAGATGATCGCACAGGGCGCGGTGGCGGAAGTGGCGGCGTTGCTGGCCCGCAACCTCCATCCCGACCTGCCGGTGATGCGCGCCATCGGCGTGCCGGACATTGCCGCTTTCCTGCGCGGAGACAGCGAGTTGGACAGTTGTATCGCATCGGGCAGCCTGGCCACCCGCCAATATGCCAAGCGGCAATATACCTGGTTCACCAACCAGCCGCCGCCCAGTTGGCCGCGTGACGAACGAGAGATTGATGCCAAAATAATCAATGAATTAGTAATTAAATTACAACAATAG
- a CDS encoding acetolactate synthase 3 large subunit, protein MAEKSGADILVECLIDLGVEVVFGYPGGAVLPIYDALYNHPTIKHVLVRHEQGATHMAEGYARSTGKPGVVLVTSGPGATNAVTGITDALMDSIPMIVITGQVPTQLIGTDAFQEADTIGITRHCTKHNYLVKTPGKLAEVVHEAFHIATTGRPGPVVIDIPKNVQIATAPYARPELKVHASYRPQTTADAAGIDAAVEMLAAAERPILYTGGGVINSGPQASALLRELVALTGAPVTSTLMGLGAFPASGDEWLGMLGMHGTYEANWAMNQADLILCIGARFDDRVTGRLDAFAPNSRKIHIDIDRSSINKIVDVDVPIVADIASALDDMIALWKHRGHQKADLSPWWAQIADWRAKRSLDYAENGVEIMPQRAIADLYAACQATGKDVIITTEVGQHQMWAAQHFGFEAPNKWLTSGGLGTMGYGFPAAIGAQMGNPDSVTICIAGDASVQMNIQEMGTASQYRLPVKLFILNNEYMGMVRQWQELTYESRYSNSYSDSLPDFVKLGEAYGWTGIRIEEPEELEAGIRRMLDTDGPVIVDCRVAKLSNCFPMIPSGASHTDMLLDPNQIAGVMSDEAKALV, encoded by the coding sequence GTGGCCGAAAAGAGCGGCGCGGACATATTGGTTGAATGCCTGATCGATCTCGGTGTCGAGGTCGTATTCGGCTATCCCGGCGGCGCGGTGCTGCCGATTTATGACGCGCTCTACAATCATCCCACGATCAAGCATGTGCTGGTCCGCCACGAACAGGGCGCGACGCACATGGCGGAGGGCTATGCCCGGTCGACCGGCAAGCCCGGCGTCGTGCTGGTCACGTCCGGTCCCGGCGCGACCAATGCGGTCACCGGCATCACCGATGCGCTGATGGATTCGATCCCCATGATCGTCATCACAGGGCAGGTGCCGACGCAGCTGATCGGCACCGATGCGTTCCAGGAAGCCGACACGATCGGCATCACGCGCCACTGCACCAAGCATAATTATCTGGTGAAGACGCCTGGCAAGCTGGCCGAAGTCGTGCATGAAGCCTTTCATATCGCCACCACCGGCCGCCCCGGCCCGGTCGTCATCGACATTCCCAAAAATGTCCAGATCGCGACCGCGCCCTATGCCAGGCCGGAATTGAAGGTCCACGCGAGCTATCGTCCGCAGACGACGGCGGACGCGGCCGGAATCGACGCAGCGGTCGAGATGCTGGCCGCAGCCGAGCGCCCGATCCTCTATACTGGCGGCGGCGTCATCAATTCGGGGCCGCAGGCGTCCGCCCTGCTGCGCGAACTGGTTGCGCTGACCGGCGCGCCCGTCACCTCGACCCTCATGGGTCTGGGCGCCTTCCCTGCGTCGGGCGACGAGTGGCTGGGCATGTTGGGCATGCACGGCACCTATGAAGCCAATTGGGCGATGAACCAGGCGGACCTGATCCTGTGCATCGGTGCGCGTTTCGACGATCGCGTCACCGGGCGACTGGATGCTTTTGCGCCCAACAGCCGCAAGATCCACATCGATATCGACCGCAGCTCGATCAACAAGATCGTCGATGTCGATGTGCCGATCGTCGCCGATATCGCCAGCGCGCTGGACGACATGATCGCCCTGTGGAAGCATCGCGGCCACCAGAAGGCGGACCTGTCCCCATGGTGGGCGCAAATCGCCGACTGGCGCGCGAAGCGCAGCCTGGACTATGCCGAAAACGGTGTCGAGATCATGCCGCAGCGCGCGATCGCGGACCTGTATGCCGCGTGCCAAGCGACCGGCAAGGACGTGATCATCACCACCGAAGTGGGCCAGCACCAGATGTGGGCGGCCCAGCATTTCGGGTTCGAAGCGCCCAATAAATGGCTGACGTCGGGTGGCCTCGGCACGATGGGCTATGGCTTCCCGGCCGCCATCGGCGCGCAGATGGGCAATCCCGACAGCGTCACCATCTGCATCGCGGGTGATGCATCGGTGCAGATGAATATCCAGGAAATGGGCACCGCGAGCCAATATCGCCTGCCGGTCAAGCTGTTCATCCTGAACAATGAATATATGGGCATGGTCCGCCAGTGGCAGGAACTGACCTATGAAAGCCGTTATTCCAACAGCTATTCGGACAGCCTGCCCGATTTCGTGAAGCTGGGCGAAGCCTATGGCTGGACCGGCATCCGCATCGAAGAGCCGGAGGAGTTGGAGGCGGGCATCCGCCGGATGCTGGACACCGACGGTCCGGTGATCGTGGATTGCCGGGTGGCGAAGCTGTCCAATTGCTTCCCGATGATCCCGTCGGGCGCATCGCATACGGACATGCTGCTCGATCCCAACCAGATTGCGGGCGTGATGTCCGACGAGGCAAAGGCGCTGGTGTGA
- the ilvN gene encoding acetolactate synthase small subunit — MHIQEELSQRHVLSLTVSNEAGILARIAGLFTARGYNIDSLTVADITQDHGVSRITIVTNGPPKVIDQIIAQLDRLVPVHKVTDLTEAGPFVERELALVKVAGVGEDRIEALRLADVFRAKVVDTTIESFIFEITGTTDKIDNFVGLMRQIGLVEVGRTGVVGLIRGKEAN, encoded by the coding sequence ATGCATATTCAGGAAGAACTCAGCCAGCGGCACGTGTTGTCGCTGACCGTTTCGAACGAGGCGGGCATATTGGCGCGGATCGCGGGCCTGTTCACCGCGCGCGGCTATAATATCGACAGCCTGACCGTGGCGGACATCACGCAGGATCATGGCGTCAGCCGCATCACCATCGTCACCAACGGCCCGCCTAAAGTGATCGACCAGATCATCGCCCAGCTCGACAGGCTGGTGCCGGTGCACAAGGTCACCGACCTGACCGAGGCCGGCCCGTTCGTGGAGCGCGAACTGGCGCTGGTGAAGGTCGCGGGTGTGGGCGAGGACCGGATCGAGGCGCTCCGCCTGGCGGACGTATTTCGCGCCAAGGTGGTCGATACGACGATCGAAAGCTTCATCTTCGAGATCACCGGCACGACCGACAAGATCGACAATTTCGTCGGCCTGATGCGGCAGATCGGCCTGGTCGAGGTGGGGCGGACCGGCGTGGTCGGGCTGATCCGGGGCAAAGAGGCGAATTAA
- the ilvC gene encoding ketol-acid reductoisomerase: protein MKVYYDHDADIGLIKGKKVAILGYGSQGHAHAQNLRDSGVAEVAIALRAGSPSAKKAEGAGFKVLPNAEAAAWADVLMILAPDEHQAAIYADDIHANLRPGAALAFAHGLNVHFGLIETRKDVDVIMIAPKGPGHTVRGEYVKGGGVPCLIAIHQDATGNAHDIALSYASGVGGGRSGIIETNFREECETDLFGEQAVLCGGATALVQAGFETLVEAGYAPEMAYFECLHELKLIVDLMYEGGIANMRYSISNTAEYGDIKTGPRIITEETKKEMKRVLADIQSGRFVKDFVLDNRAGQPELKASRIAAQRHPIEETGAKLRAMMPWIGANKLVDQEKN from the coding sequence ATGAAGGTTTATTACGATCACGACGCGGACATCGGCCTGATCAAGGGCAAGAAGGTCGCCATCCTGGGATATGGTTCGCAGGGTCATGCCCATGCGCAGAATCTGCGCGACAGTGGCGTCGCCGAAGTCGCCATCGCGCTGCGCGCCGGTTCGCCCAGCGCCAAGAAGGCGGAAGGCGCAGGCTTCAAGGTTCTCCCGAATGCCGAAGCCGCCGCCTGGGCCGACGTGCTCATGATCCTGGCCCCCGACGAGCATCAGGCCGCCATCTATGCCGACGACATCCATGCCAATCTGCGCCCCGGCGCGGCGCTGGCCTTCGCCCACGGCCTGAACGTCCATTTCGGCCTGATCGAAACCCGCAAGGACGTGGACGTCATCATGATCGCACCTAAGGGGCCGGGCCACACCGTGCGCGGCGAATATGTGAAGGGTGGCGGCGTGCCCTGCCTGATCGCGATCCATCAGGACGCGACCGGCAATGCGCATGACATCGCCCTGTCCTATGCCAGCGGCGTCGGCGGCGGTCGCAGCGGCATCATCGAAACCAATTTCCGCGAAGAATGCGAAACCGACCTGTTCGGCGAGCAGGCTGTCCTCTGCGGCGGCGCGACCGCGCTGGTCCAGGCCGGTTTCGAAACGCTGGTCGAAGCCGGTTACGCGCCGGAAATGGCCTATTTCGAGTGTCTGCACGAACTCAAGCTGATCGTCGACCTGATGTATGAAGGCGGCATCGCCAACATGCGCTATTCCATCAGCAACACCGCCGAATATGGCGATATCAAGACCGGCCCGCGCATCATCACCGAAGAAACCAAGAAGGAAATGAAGCGCGTGCTGGCCGACATCCAGTCGGGCCGCTTCGTCAAGGACTTCGTCCTCGACAACCGCGCCGGTCAGCCGGAGCTGAAGGCCAGCCGCATTGCCGCCCAGCGCCACCCGATCGAGGAAACCGGCGCCAAGCTGCGCGCGATGATGCCCTGGATCGGCGCGAACAAGCTGGTGGATCAGGAGAAGAATTGA